The stretch of DNA AACAGGCTCGGGAAGCGGCCCGCCGCACCCAGTGCAAAAACAATCTCAAGCAGGTGGGGTTGGCCATGCACAACTACCACGACACCCACAACACGTTCCCACCGGGGAACATCCCCAACTCACCGCTCAACAATCATGGCCCGACAGCCTGGGTTCACATTCTCCCCTTTGTCGATCAAGGGCCTCAGTACAACCGAATCAATTTCTCATTGACCGGAACATGGTGGCATGGAGCAGCTAGTGGCGGTCCACAGGGCCCAACCTTCAATGGTTTCAAGGTGGCTGGATTCATTTGTCCCTCGTCACCTTTAGTCGATTCAAGTACTCGAAGTGGCGTAACTTGGCAACGCGGCAGCTACACCCTCATTGAAGGGGCTGTGGGAATCAGCGAAGTATCAACGGCAAATGGCATTCGTTCAGATTCCGGGATGTTCACACGCAGCCGTAACTTCAACTTCCGCGACATGACTGATGGAAGTTCGAATATC from Planctopirus ephydatiae encodes:
- a CDS encoding DUF1559 domain-containing protein, translating into MAQALGGSTRRSGFTLIELLVVIAIIAILIALLLPAVQQAREAARRTQCKNNLKQVGLAMHNYHDTHNTFPPGNIPNSPLNNHGPTAWVHILPFVDQGPQYNRINFSLTGTWWHGAASGGPQGPTFNGFKVAGFICPSSPLVDSSTRSGVTWQRGSYTLIEGAVGISEVSTANGIRSDSGMFTRSRNFNFRDMTDGSSNIVMVAEQSNWGRDAGNTNNVEYRSDGGDSIWMGTGYDSRCFNTTTVRYPINTRNVSLNGANSQSCNTPIQSAHTGGAHVLIGDGTVKFLSENMNFDTLRFLAARADGNVVGEF